The Glycine soja cultivar W05 chromosome 19, ASM419377v2, whole genome shotgun sequence genomic sequence ACATTACCTTAAGAGTGACCAATCCACATAGAACCTTAAACTCTGTCCCTGCCAGAGCCATTTCTGGTTTGTGATTCCCATCCTTGTAAACATCAGGGTGCAACTTAAGCAATGTTCTGGCCAGATTCTTATCAGGGTGAGCCTGTATAGACAAGGCCTTGTCCACGGACAGcaccttaaaacaaaaactcaatCTTGAGCATACTTGATTGATGAGTGATTCCACCATAAATTGATGCATCATGCACCTAACTTTTTCATCTTCTATTTTAATGTATTGGGAATTAAATGGTTTTCAATATTAATTACCAAATCAATGACTACAAAATGAAGGTGCACGCACGGactctcaattttaaaattcaacttGTAACAGAAGTCGTTAAGGATTGAACTCCAGAAAGCCACTTAGTTGTAAAGGCTATACTATACATGatatcatttcaaaattataaagatttagatttaaatatgtttttaattcatctataacaatatataaaaaagaaaaccttCCCTTAATCATCTCTACGTTTTGTCAAGACAATTTTACTAACTATTCTCAAAACTATTTGACTAAAACTACCAAGTACCAACTACTTTTTAACACTctcagtttcttttttttttttttacctctatcctcttcttctttcattttatcAAAGATACAGAGAGGCACAAGTGTCTATGTTTCCCCTGGTCTAAATCATTAAGACGCATTTTGATGAACATGAAGTATCTCTCACCCGAGACATCCATTTAGTGGcattcatattaatttatttactttggGCGAACAAAAAGTATCTCTCCATCGAGAGATTCATTTAATGAGATTTATTGAAATAGTTAATAtctttcaataaatattatttaaatatttttttatttataagactcaaattcaatattttatttaaagaaaaatttagtattatttagataaataactacttgttaaatattatataaataaagataaaaagatgATGATTCACAATGATTAAGAGATATTTTTTGGGTAAAAAGTCAGAGAGAGATATTTTGGTTAAATGAAAGGATAATGTTTAAAATGCATTGATATCCTCAAGGAGAAAAGAGAGAGTATTAAGAACCTCTTggctatttcttaaaaaaaaataaaaaactctttactaagaaaatggaaagagagagagtttcatttatcaaattaaagattctaataTACAGAATAAAAGTACATATGTTACATTATGTCACTTTTAAAATCATGTACATTTTATCTAGTCTAGATACATATCATAAGTAAATTAAATGATAACTAGTATTTTAGTATGATAAATATTTcctataaaaaatagtattataaatatttattttataaccctaaaatttataataaataaatattttaatataaattatatcataattaaattagtcCTAGATAAACGTTTAAACATATATAgaaattatatgtatatttatgaTCTTTTTTGGAATATACTTATATTTATGATAATCAATTTACATTTAGATACATTTTCttagttattaataatttattttaaaatattaaaacttaatttaaaGTATCTAATGAGTATAGTTCAGTTAGCAATACATATTAAATATGTGAGAGAAGAACTGAGTTCGATTCTTGTGGAATTCATTCTCAGAGAAGACGAAAAGCTTTAAGTGTGATTAGGTCCGAACGAAGGATTAGTCTCATAATCTGTCCCAAGGATCGAAAGTTGTGAGGATACCTTGGCTAGCACTAGAGGTGTTTGCGGCTCGATATGGTTCAATTTTTCATCGAAAAGTCACCTTaatcaaactttaaaaatatatgcggttcaatttttgtgatttttactaaaatactatttcattaaaatttatatactttattttcatattttaaataaaaatacataaaaaattattgataacaATCTATGGAACTTATTAATATGCTAAACtttctataataaaaaatatgcaaaatttcatctattttaaACCAAACTTATCTTAAGAAAATcgtctaaaaaagaaaataatatacattGTATAAATTTCATACAAAACAGTGTAAAACTCAAGTGGTACAGACATAAAATGTATAACACTAAAGTAATATAAATGTTAGTTTCAAATATTACAGTTTGATTGGATTTTGATCGatttcaaaaacacaaaccccaaattgaattgaactaatcaatttgagaaaaaaaaattccaaacaaattcaaaaagaatcaatttggtttgattttcaagttttttttagaggttttaaatttttattttagatcggTTTGGATTTgaacattaaataatatttaaaataaggataaaaaatagaaagatttaaaaaattgaataatccCTACATTATTCTCATAGAACAAAAACTCCTAATTGAGAAAATAAAGATGCTGTGGTGCAAAATAGTTGTTCCAACATCAACCAACATGCACCAAAAGcaagactatatatatatgatcatatTCATACCTTAAACAAGAAGGGAAGATCACCACCCCACTTCTCCACAACCTTTGGTCCAAGCACGTTAGGATTCTCCAAAAGCCAAGATTTAAGGGTCACTCTTTGTTCTGAACCATCCAAAACAATGAAAGAGGGTCCAGACACGTGGCTGCCCATCCAAAACTCCGCATATGGCTGATCCTCCTCCTCATCGTCAAGCTCTGATTGTGACGACCCAGAATTATTCATGGCAAATAGCTTTGTAACGAGGGAATCGCGGCATGGCAATGGAGCCTCTGAATAACCTTGTTGTCGTTGTTGTTTTCATGGTGATGGTTGGAGTTTGGGGATGCTAATTCCATTGTACAGGCAATAGTGATCGTACTGCATGTCTTAATTGTACCTGGAAATattgttgttatatatatataaataaagagaaaatcgATTGATACTgatttatatcttttaattaaatgatttaggatttaaattttgattaatttttagatataaaataaatcatattagaaaaaatattcacCTAATGTGTGTTTAAGTATTAATCACTATTGGTAATGGAAactatttgtataaataaataaaaagaggtTGGGGTTGAACTTTGTTTATAAGAAGGTGGGTTTTGTTGATGGTGGTCATGGGTTTGTCTTGCTGGCTTTTGAAGGGTGATCGAGGCATTAAAAATTGATGGTGGTCATGGTGATGGTTTGCCTTACCCGAATTAAATAAGCATTAAAAATGTAGTATCTAGAAAGTGATCTTAGGTCGTCTCTcaatgagcaatggtcaaccaaatgttcataacatataataggaaaatagtaacaaattgggggttgtttgcttttgtaaattaaacagcgaataaatgtgaattagaaaatatcaaaattaaaacacgttgctccctcttgattcacaagcaagtctcttatcctaggttacgatagtttatcctttatcagttcaaccacttaatccaaccctaaattaaattactaagcgaaatttaacataagacattcattatgtgattaagcaacacatacaccaattaatcatgaacgatcattaagcatgaacgtaaattaaacgcagagacaattaatcaagcactaagcatgcatgaattaacaGCAACAAAtataattggtgaagaggaaaaactgatcagaatttaatagtaataatagaaccttaAAGAGAGCTgtgtttgatcctcaagagaaaacaacgctggagacttagccttccattaatcaatagaaaacgaaattATAGTAGAAACGAacaaaactagaattattctccaaaacgaaaaagaaactaaaacaaattgagagtagcactctaaaactaaaacgaaaaagagagaggagaggagaggagagagaagagagcctAAATTAGAACCTtagtgctgttatatagttttcagccccaaagcttacaaatctgttttaaatccaagctcataaataaaataaaatctagataagataagatctagatgaaataacatctagatgagatcaaatctaaataatatctagatgagataaaatctagataagataaaatttggtagaataGAATAgtatgctctcttcaagtccaagcccaattttggattcaaactcaattgcttataattctcctgaaattaaattaaaaacacaaaattaattcaatagACCCAAATgctaaaactgcataattaatttgacaattaaagttaatcagtaattaaaatgataacaaaaaagattaaaaaatatgagaaaataataaCGCATCAAAGGAATGACAACATTGAAACGTAGCAAGAGAGAGAGggaattttcaacttttttaagagaaataacTTTGTCCTGGTTTATGCTCCTTATCTTGTTCAACGATACCTTTTCTTCACTTTCTCgaaaattgagaaaaattccAAGATGGAAGGAACAATTTGTATTTAATGGAacgtttaaaaaaagaaaaaaaaaatcaactaatagaagaaaaaattgacttcagcaaataaaaaaaatatatatatatatatatatatatatatatatattagttttattgaatatcttaaatatttaatttatattaagatTGTCATCACAACTACTCTCACCGTTATCATTAGCTATCATcatcacataaaaaataaataatttttttgcttttctaaGAGTTGATTTCGTCAACCTTAAatacttgttttaaaaaaagggaTGAAGTGAATAAGGTAacgtttacaaaagaaaaacacataaGGCGCTACTCAGGATAAAACCTCTTACATCACACGTGACAAAAATAACTCCCATATTAATTGGCTTTACAAAACATccattttgatattttgtttaaaaagaaCCATATTGATGAATAAATCCTTTTGTGGAATTAACTTATTGTTTGGTAAAATATTAATTGGCTAAACTAATCACAATATGAGTGACTAACTTTGGTGAAACAATGTCTTCTGCAATCTACACAGATTTTCTGGTCAAAGCAAAGCTGATGAAAAATGATTGGGTTTGAAGAAAtcacataatttcatgatttaattatatgataaaggACAAATTTGACCAAAGTGCCTCCGTAAGGTGTGCAGTAGGATTTTACTAGAATAAAACTTACATACAACTTAAAGAGGTAACCTTAAGATCATTTATATCAAAAACATTAAAGATCATATATGGAAAAATGTAAATTCAAACTTTGaacaatgaattaaaaagaaatattgtaTACAAAACTGACAATACTCTTAAACTACACATGATACCAAAACCTATACTTTCTAGGAACATAGAATCTACATTTCCAGCCGAAAGTACTTTCAAGCACATAAATGCCTAAAAGTTACTCATAAACTAAGCATTAAGACCATCAAAATCAAAGTTTACTGAATGTTAGCCATTCAGAAATTCATATTACACCAATCTGTTTGAATTCGAAATCCATCTAGTGGTGGTGGCAAGACATGCAAAGATCCTCCTCCTTGTTGCTGATTCTGAGATTGAACAGAAACACTTTCCAAGATAGATTCATCAGGTTGACTGGTCCAACCCTCAGGATTAAACCAATCAATAGGTTCTGTTGATTGTATACTGTTTGGCAATTGCATCTCATTCTGTTGCACAGCCACTTCATTAGATTTCTTCAAATCAAATCTATATTTCTGCCATGCACAAATAAtggaaataatattaattgccATGCATAagaaaacaacattaattacaATCTTGGATTGAAAACAAGCTTGGCAACTATATTTCAAATAAGCCGAAAGCTTCAAATGCATATAGAAACCAACCTGCAAATGACTGGCAACATGGTCTTTTGTCAAACCAGGAATGTTCATCACTTCAAGAATCTTCTTTGGCTGTGCCTCTGAAATATAATCAAGGGACGAATTATAAAGTCATATAATCATGCCTTGTGCATATATTGCAAGACCAACaaagaaatatgaaaagagagaaataaatgcTGAAGTATTAATCATACTGTCAAGCCCAATATGCATCACTGCCTTGACAAATTGGCAATGCAGTTCTCCTTTCCATGCTATACGGGGCTTCTTTGGTTGTGCATCACAATCATCAACATCAGATTCTTTGGAATTGGAACTGATCTCTTTTTGGTCCTTCAAGTTTGCATCAAGAACAGAAGAAGCAAATTcagaaaaatcttttttttgtaGCTTCTTTTCATTCCAGGCTTTCATAGCAACATGCTTCCACATAATCTTGAATTGGTTCTCACTGAAAGGCTTGGTCCAATAATCACATGCCCCATGTGTAATAGCCTTCCTCACAGCACTCGTAGAACCATCAACAGACATGACTACATGTAAGCACTATTATAAGTAAAGCAAGTCCAAAACATgcttaaataacttttaatgtTCATGATATATATTAATCGTTGAAATGATTTACGTCATCAATTAATTAACagtcaaaagtttaaaaaaaaaatttaacatatttacgactcaagatataataaatttttttatcaaagactcaaaacaaaaattgaatatttatcggaaacctaaaatttatttaagcctaaaaatcaatttataggACAAGTTTAATTCGTTACTCACTGATGACAGGGATATCAATTTCCTTATTGATATGCTTAAGGAATTCATAGCCATCCATATTTGGCAAGTGAACATCAACGAGTATCACATCAATGCGATCTTTATTCTCCAGAACATAATTCAAAGCATCTGGGGCATCAGAGAATGTGGCAACTGCAACAATAATCATTTGTTTAATCAACAAAGATCAAATCTTTCTATTATAAGAAATAGTAACAATTAGATATGGTATAATTTAGTAGCTAATTACCACGATAATGGCATTTAAAACCCATTTGTTTAATGATTTCAAGAATAGTGGTGTCATCATCAACCGCTACGACCCAAAGACCTTCGAATTGGAAGGAAACATTCTGTTCAGTGGCCATTGCTTACAGCTTGTGACTAATTGGAGTTGTAAACCAAGAAGGCAAAGTTGAAAGAATTTGGAATTGTATTTTGGTATGTACTAATTGGTAGTATAGTTTAGGATTGTTGGATTAGTATTTATAACAATTTCGTAATACACCTTTGTCTGAATTGAAGATTTATAcgtagagaaagagaaaaaggtaaaggagagagaaaaacaaatagaagaaaaagatgaacaaAGGAGATCAAATATTGTTTCCTCtatctaattaaatattttaacactaAATAATACAGGTAATAATCTCAACCAGATTGAATTTATTACAATTTtggttaaaagataaatttgctCAATCAGAGATTTTTTGCAGATTTTGCACCACGGATAGTTTCAATTCCAGCGGATTAGAAATAAGGGTAAAATCTTTAAGATGGTCTAAATCTTTAGgattagaatttagaaagaagGGTAAACGCTTATAGGATAAGAAatgaagtgaaaaataaaaagaaaaaaaaatcttaaagaaACTTAAACCCATgacttttttaagaaaataacaaaggaaTGACATTATTTCTTTGTGCGTTTGTTTCCTTTATCAACATTGTAACCATTATTTCTTatgtattattaaatataaattttagaaaggttaaaatatatttttaattcttataatttttttattattatttttacaaaattaaaatatgtgacTTTTTAAGATAAACCCAAAcctatattacatttttttaatttaaaattcaaatgcaattcaaaggattaaaaattatcataaagtataagaga encodes the following:
- the LOC114399361 gene encoding two-component response regulator ORR21-like, with product MATEQNVSFQFEGLWVVAVDDDTTILEIIKQMGFKCHYRVATFSDAPDALNYVLENKDRIDVILVDVHLPNMDGYEFLKHINKEIDIPVIIMSVDGSTSAVRKAITHGACDYWTKPFSENQFKIMWKHVAMKAWNEKKLQKKDFSEFASSVLDANLKDQKEISSNSKESDVDDCDAQPKKPRIAWKGELHCQFVKAVMHIGLDKAQPKKILEVMNIPGLTKDHVASHLQKYRFDLKKSNEVAVQQNEMQLPNSIQSTEPIDWFNPEGWTSQPDESILESVSVQSQNQQQGGGSLHVLPPPLDGFRIQTDWCNMNF